Proteins encoded together in one Bacteroides ovatus window:
- a CDS encoding sugar MFS transporter codes for MGNNNLISSKKTYYISIAILAGMFFIFGFVSWVNAILIPYFRISCELTHFESYFVAFAFYIAYFVMAIPSGVLLKKVGFKRGIMYGFMLTALGAFLFVPAALARQFEIFLAGLFSIGTGLAILQTAANPYVTIIGPIDSAARRISIMGICNKFAGIVSPLIFAALILNVTDKELFATIESGTLDIVTKNAMLDELIQRVIVPYAVLGVILLFTGIGIRYSILPEINTDEENSTEDTGSHHHTRKSIFDFPYLILGAVAIFLHVGTQVIAIDTIINYANSMGMDLLEAKTFPSYTLACTMIGYLLGILLIPKYVSQKNALIGCTIIGLLLSFGVVFADFEVTLFGHHANASIFFLNALGFPNALIYAGIWPLSIHGLGKFTKTGSSLLIMGLCGNAILPLIYGHLADMYSLRFGYWVLIPCFLYLVFFAVKGHKIDSWK; via the coding sequence ATGGGAAACAATAACCTTATAAGCAGCAAAAAGACATACTACATATCAATTGCAATTCTGGCAGGGATGTTCTTTATCTTCGGATTTGTGTCGTGGGTCAATGCCATACTGATTCCATACTTCCGCATATCCTGTGAACTGACACATTTCGAATCCTATTTTGTCGCCTTTGCATTTTATATCGCCTACTTTGTAATGGCTATCCCCTCGGGAGTACTTCTCAAGAAAGTGGGATTCAAGCGAGGTATTATGTATGGTTTTATGCTTACCGCCTTAGGAGCTTTCTTATTTGTTCCGGCAGCATTAGCCCGTCAGTTCGAGATATTCCTGGCCGGTCTGTTTTCCATCGGTACCGGATTAGCCATATTGCAAACTGCTGCTAATCCTTATGTCACTATTATCGGTCCTATTGATAGTGCCGCCAGACGAATCAGTATTATGGGAATATGCAATAAATTCGCAGGTATCGTCTCACCACTCATATTTGCTGCATTGATATTAAATGTTACCGACAAGGAGCTTTTTGCCACTATAGAATCGGGGACTTTAGACATAGTCACAAAGAACGCTATGCTTGACGAATTAATACAACGCGTCATTGTGCCTTATGCTGTTCTAGGCGTTATTTTACTGTTTACCGGTATCGGTATCCGTTACTCCATTCTGCCTGAAATCAACACAGACGAAGAAAACAGCACGGAAGATACAGGTAGCCACCATCACACCAGAAAAAGTATTTTCGACTTTCCTTACCTTATCTTGGGAGCAGTGGCTATATTTCTTCATGTAGGAACACAAGTTATCGCAATTGATACAATCATTAATTATGCCAATTCGATGGGTATGGACCTGCTCGAAGCTAAAACATTTCCCTCATATACATTGGCCTGTACTATGATTGGTTATCTGCTGGGGATCCTGTTAATACCCAAATATGTTTCACAAAAAAATGCACTTATAGGTTGTACCATCATCGGATTACTCCTTTCATTCGGAGTTGTATTTGCAGATTTTGAAGTAACTCTGTTCGGTCATCATGCCAATGCCTCCATTTTCTTTCTGAACGCATTGGGTTTCCCGAATGCTTTAATCTACGCAGGTATCTGGCCACTTTCCATTCATGGACTAGGGAAATTCACCAAAACCGGTTCCTCTCTTCTTATCATGGGATTATGTGGCAATGCCATTCTGCCTCTGATATATGGTCATCTGGCAGATATGTATAGTCTGCGTTTCGGTTATTGGGTATTGATTCCCTGTTTTTTATATTTGGTTTTCTTTGCAGTTAAAGGTCATAAAATAGACTCCTGGAAATAA
- a CDS encoding beta-glucosidase family protein: protein MKRLTPYSWLILIIFSSCLTGNKVASTDKQIESLLSQMTLEEKIGMLHSNTMFSSTGVPRLGIPDLHYSDGPHGVRFEGVANGWESARWDNDACSYLPALSALASTWNRDLAQLYGEVLGAECKARGKHVSLAPGVNIHRSLLNGRNWEYFSEDPFFSGELAVPYIQGVQSQGVASCVKHFALNSQAYNQYKVSVEVDERTLHEIYLPAFEAAIQRGGAMAAMAAYNKVRGLWCTESPYLLDTLLRDELGFDGLVVSDWNAVHNTERTALCGMDVEMGTSIKENGKYAFNKYYLADPLLKKVRNGEIPEEAVNKKVRNILKLMIRLDLIGQAPYDTTGMAAKLAIPAHTKAAREIAEESLVLLKNSKDMLPLDPAQYKNVAVIGANATEVFAAGGGSTKLKAKYEVTPLEGLQNLLDGKARIEYAPGYQLSKKAYKVGHWFTNEFDKSDEELYKKAINTAAQAELVIYIGGTSHEHGSDCEGYDKPNLKLPYQQDRLLKGILEVNPNTVVVLISGGPVEIGEWYNDATALLHGSFLGMEGGNALARTLFGEVNPSGKLTTTWCKRLEDMPDHVFGEYPGINDTVRFKEGLMVGYRYFDTYRVVPLFEFGYGLSYTTFTYSNIKMKPVWKDSDTEFAVSFTVTNTGKRYGQEIAQLYLHQNKCSVERPFKELKGFTKVGLKPGESKQVTIKLPRRALQYYDTESKRWKDEPGMFTVLIGASSRDIKLQKDFELKK, encoded by the coding sequence ATGAAAAGACTGACTCCATATAGCTGGCTGATTCTGATTATATTCTCCTCCTGCCTGACTGGTAATAAAGTAGCAAGTACTGATAAACAGATAGAAAGTTTATTATCACAAATGACTTTGGAAGAGAAAATTGGAATGTTGCACAGTAACACGATGTTTTCAAGTACCGGTGTTCCAAGGCTTGGCATCCCCGACCTGCACTACTCCGACGGACCTCACGGAGTAAGATTTGAGGGAGTAGCCAATGGGTGGGAATCCGCCCGATGGGATAACGACGCATGTAGCTATCTACCTGCATTAAGCGCCTTAGCATCTACTTGGAACCGTGATCTGGCACAGCTATATGGAGAAGTTCTTGGAGCTGAATGTAAAGCACGCGGTAAGCATGTGAGCCTGGCTCCGGGAGTCAACATTCACCGTTCCTTACTCAATGGACGTAATTGGGAATATTTCAGCGAGGATCCTTTCTTCTCCGGTGAACTGGCTGTTCCATATATACAAGGAGTACAGTCACAGGGAGTAGCCTCTTGTGTGAAGCATTTTGCTCTGAATAGCCAGGCATACAACCAGTACAAAGTGAGTGTAGAAGTAGACGAACGCACCTTACACGAAATTTATCTTCCGGCTTTTGAAGCTGCCATACAACGAGGTGGAGCCATGGCAGCCATGGCGGCATATAACAAGGTTCGAGGGTTGTGGTGTACGGAAAGTCCTTATCTTCTTGATACTTTACTTCGTGATGAACTAGGATTTGACGGATTAGTCGTATCAGACTGGAATGCAGTCCATAACACAGAGCGAACAGCTCTGTGTGGTATGGATGTCGAAATGGGAACAAGCATCAAAGAAAATGGGAAATATGCTTTCAATAAATATTATTTAGCCGATCCTTTATTGAAGAAAGTACGTAATGGAGAGATTCCGGAAGAAGCTGTCAACAAAAAAGTACGTAATATTCTGAAATTGATGATTCGACTTGATTTAATAGGACAAGCTCCTTATGACACCACAGGCATGGCAGCCAAACTTGCAATACCTGCCCATACTAAGGCTGCCAGAGAAATAGCGGAGGAATCATTGGTATTATTGAAGAATTCCAAAGATATGCTACCACTAGACCCTGCACAATACAAGAATGTCGCAGTGATTGGCGCAAATGCGACCGAAGTATTTGCAGCAGGAGGTGGCAGTACAAAACTTAAAGCTAAATATGAAGTTACTCCTTTGGAAGGGCTACAAAATCTTTTAGATGGAAAGGCCCGGATCGAATATGCACCCGGTTATCAATTGAGTAAAAAGGCGTATAAGGTTGGCCATTGGTTCACGAACGAATTTGATAAATCCGATGAAGAGCTATATAAGAAAGCAATCAATACAGCTGCCCAAGCAGAATTGGTAATCTATATAGGTGGAACCTCCCACGAACATGGTTCTGACTGTGAAGGGTATGACAAGCCGAATTTAAAGCTTCCCTACCAACAGGACAGATTATTAAAAGGTATCCTGGAGGTTAATCCCAACACTGTAGTGGTACTAATCTCCGGTGGCCCCGTCGAGATAGGAGAATGGTATAATGATGCTACGGCATTACTGCACGGCAGTTTTCTAGGGATGGAAGGAGGAAATGCACTAGCACGTACATTGTTTGGAGAAGTCAATCCTTCGGGAAAACTGACTACTACCTGGTGTAAGCGTCTGGAAGATATGCCTGATCACGTATTTGGAGAATATCCGGGTATAAACGACACCGTCCGTTTCAAGGAAGGGCTTATGGTCGGCTACCGCTACTTCGATACTTACCGTGTAGTCCCCCTATTTGAATTCGGTTATGGATTATCCTATACCACTTTTACTTATTCAAACATAAAGATGAAACCTGTATGGAAAGACTCAGACACAGAGTTTGCCGTATCATTCACCGTTACTAACACAGGAAAACGATATGGCCAGGAAATTGCACAGTTATATTTGCATCAAAACAAATGTTCTGTAGAACGCCCGTTTAAAGAATTAAAAGGGTTCACTAAGGTTGGCTTAAAACCGGGTGAATCCAAACAAGTCACTATCAAGTTACCGCGCCGCGCCTTACAATACTACGATACCGAAAGCAAACGCTGGAAAGACGAACCGGGTATGTTTACTGTATTAATAGGCGCATCGTCACGGGACATCAAATTACAGAAAGATTTCGAACTGAAAAAATAA
- a CDS encoding glycosyl hydrolase, whose amino-acid sequence MKLKNLWLIAVAILIYACNAEETRSWEVTFDPNKPKDPNEQSIINVAAGKFYKMNVVANSAYADKAPLDPWTSGTKLTDEETGTLSTKNRGVGWDAQTVEVIIDLGSLRNITEVSVHAISDPTSQIVFPTQIEVSTSKDKSQWEKAASPITYSDSNGKSDAWGKTDFSNVACRYVKATLKSSASTSTMMLIDEIKVMGEFHNDMKYVPEKGCYHGAFPPLYGFDPEDREGSTDQCAVALFEKLVGKQLSMILWYQNMEPGRNFSEMQTVREKYWGKNYQGKYRFFLYGWLPVIPTQQMANGELDDFHKSYFAEVAAQKVRDMGPIWFRPANEMNGSWTPYYGDPTNYVKAWRRMYNIAEQLGVTAYNVFVWSPNSVSMPGTEANAMKNYYPGDMYVDWLGVSCYPPSLSATYPEERRYPLTLMQGIKQVSADKPIMISEGGYSSTCDHQRWVREWFKLKDEEPRVKAVVWENHENAENGDRRLQSDPLALELYKELVQDPYWLDLIPDAVYSEIETRKNNSK is encoded by the coding sequence ATGAAATTAAAAAATTTATGGTTAATAGCAGTTGCAATACTCATATACGCTTGCAATGCAGAAGAAACGAGATCATGGGAAGTTACTTTTGATCCAAATAAGCCCAAAGATCCAAATGAACAAAGCATTATTAATGTGGCGGCAGGCAAATTCTATAAAATGAATGTTGTAGCCAACAGTGCCTATGCTGATAAAGCCCCTCTCGATCCCTGGACATCCGGCACCAAACTGACGGATGAGGAGACCGGTACCCTCTCGACTAAAAACAGAGGAGTCGGTTGGGATGCACAAACTGTAGAAGTAATAATTGATTTGGGATCATTACGCAATATCACAGAAGTATCAGTACATGCTATTTCCGATCCGACATCACAAATTGTATTCCCTACTCAAATAGAAGTATCAACCAGCAAGGACAAAAGCCAATGGGAAAAAGCAGCCTCACCAATTACCTATTCCGACAGCAACGGAAAGTCGGACGCTTGGGGAAAAACAGACTTTAGTAATGTAGCATGCAGATATGTGAAAGCGACTCTCAAATCTTCAGCTTCCACCAGTACGATGATGCTCATCGACGAAATCAAGGTAATGGGAGAATTTCATAATGACATGAAGTACGTCCCCGAAAAAGGGTGTTATCATGGAGCATTCCCACCATTATACGGATTCGATCCGGAAGACCGCGAAGGAAGTACTGACCAGTGTGCCGTTGCCTTATTTGAAAAATTGGTGGGAAAGCAACTATCTATGATCTTATGGTATCAGAATATGGAACCGGGACGAAATTTCAGCGAAATGCAAACAGTACGTGAGAAATACTGGGGAAAAAACTATCAGGGCAAATACCGATTCTTCCTTTACGGATGGCTGCCCGTCATTCCCACCCAACAAATGGCAAATGGCGAACTCGACGATTTTCACAAATCATACTTCGCCGAAGTAGCTGCCCAAAAAGTACGTGACATGGGACCTATCTGGTTCAGACCAGCCAACGAAATGAATGGAAGCTGGACTCCGTATTACGGAGATCCCACAAACTATGTCAAGGCTTGGAGACGTATGTATAACATTGCAGAACAGTTGGGTGTCACTGCCTACAATGTCTTCGTATGGTCACCCAACAGTGTAAGCATGCCAGGTACAGAAGCAAACGCAATGAAAAACTATTATCCAGGAGATATGTATGTAGATTGGCTGGGAGTAAGCTGTTATCCACCATCGCTTAGTGCTACTTATCCGGAAGAAAGAAGATATCCGCTCACACTGATGCAAGGAATCAAGCAGGTATCGGCAGACAAGCCTATCATGATTAGTGAAGGAGGATACTCCAGCACATGCGACCACCAGAGATGGGTAAGAGAATGGTTTAAGCTGAAGGATGAAGAGCCACGTGTCAAGGCCGTCGTATGGGAGAATCACGAAAATGCAGAGAATGGTGACCGCCGTCTGCAAAGTGACCCTCTGGCACTTGAACTGTACAAGGAACTCGTCCAGGATCCTTACTGGCTTGATCTGATCCCGGATGCTGTGTACAGTGAAATTGAAACAAGAAAGAATAATTCAAAATAA
- a CDS encoding DUF5018 domain-containing protein, translating into MKNKIISIIQALVLLWGVTSCHSPEELGSDIQREGINSITASFPNDDSSENSFKGEIDYTNHSITFVFPYNYPKLSDNVLPTSALKRVRLSASLANNVSVTPPLLYMDLTQDNYITVKDQTSGTSTEFKVIGEIRKSNECSITKFDIPAIGLLGVINENEKTISLVTIDNVGEQIANIDISHGATCSPNPETEALDYEQEQTIVVTAQNGIDKATYTVKKDIPQKTVAGIRQGSGKLLWSKRLSEISGILLPGKVTGLAVVDKYVVINERANDRAIYLNSQTGEIAGSMDISQFAGDNSNFHATADRGNNILFCSYTPSGGTFTVWKANGVNEKPQKYIEYKTGTNIRFGWKISIQGDLDANALITTPVFQKDSKVQFARWRVINGTLQSQSPEFVIMSSSLLTSNWIKWADVIYADDTDTQSDYFLASHVTDTSAKRYFYWFKGTDNSIKAANTGAPGNTIINAVDYAVFNKVPYVIYNHVNSFNYAVTGSDAVRMYDLSSGSFDNQIVVCPDKIYGGLENSGQNTEGTGDVVFKVAKNGYYLYVYLVFSNGGIACYQYDCIDM; encoded by the coding sequence ATGAAAAACAAAATTATATCAATCATCCAGGCATTAGTTCTTCTATGGGGAGTAACTAGTTGTCACAGTCCTGAAGAGTTGGGTTCTGACATTCAACGCGAAGGTATCAACAGCATCACTGCATCGTTTCCGAACGATGACAGCAGCGAAAATAGTTTCAAAGGTGAGATAGATTATACCAATCATTCAATCACATTTGTTTTCCCATACAATTATCCCAAATTGTCGGATAATGTATTGCCGACCTCTGCACTAAAACGGGTAAGATTGAGTGCCAGTTTAGCGAATAATGTCAGTGTAACTCCACCATTACTTTATATGGATCTTACCCAAGACAACTATATCACAGTGAAAGATCAGACCTCCGGGACTAGTACCGAATTCAAAGTAATAGGTGAAATCCGTAAGAGCAACGAATGTAGTATCACCAAATTCGATATTCCTGCCATAGGGCTATTGGGAGTCATTAATGAAAACGAAAAAACAATTTCATTAGTAACCATAGATAATGTAGGGGAGCAGATAGCTAACATTGATATCTCACATGGAGCAACATGCAGTCCCAATCCCGAAACAGAAGCACTAGACTATGAACAAGAACAGACTATCGTCGTCACAGCACAGAATGGTATAGATAAAGCAACATATACGGTAAAAAAAGATATTCCGCAAAAAACTGTTGCAGGTATTCGCCAAGGAAGCGGTAAGCTACTATGGTCTAAAAGACTATCTGAAATAAGCGGTATTCTGCTACCGGGTAAAGTGACCGGACTTGCAGTAGTCGACAAATATGTTGTCATCAACGAACGTGCCAATGATCGTGCCATTTACTTAAATAGCCAGACCGGAGAAATAGCAGGTTCTATGGATATCAGCCAATTTGCCGGTGATAATTCAAACTTCCATGCAACAGCAGATCGGGGAAATAATATTTTATTCTGCAGCTATACTCCATCAGGAGGTACTTTCACCGTATGGAAAGCTAATGGAGTGAATGAGAAACCACAGAAATATATTGAATATAAAACTGGCACTAATATAAGATTTGGTTGGAAGATCTCTATCCAGGGAGATTTGGATGCCAATGCCCTTATCACAACTCCGGTATTCCAAAAAGATAGTAAAGTACAATTCGCCCGCTGGCGTGTCATAAATGGTACTTTACAATCACAAAGTCCGGAATTTGTCATTATGAGTTCCTCTCTACTGACTTCAAACTGGATTAAATGGGCGGATGTGATTTATGCTGATGACACCGACACTCAAAGTGACTATTTCTTGGCCAGCCATGTCACAGACACTTCTGCCAAACGCTATTTCTACTGGTTTAAAGGAACAGACAATAGCATAAAAGCGGCAAATACAGGTGCTCCGGGTAACACAATTATCAATGCCGTAGACTATGCCGTGTTCAACAAAGTACCTTATGTCATTTACAATCATGTAAATAGTTTCAACTATGCCGTAACTGGTTCTGATGCTGTCCGTATGTATGACCTTAGCAGCGGTTCATTCGATAACCAGATAGTAGTATGTCCGGACAAGATATATGGAGGTCTCGAGAATTCCGGTCAAAACACCGAAGGAACCGGAGATGTCGTATTTAAAGTTGCCAAAAATGGTTATTATCTATACGTTTATCTCGTATTCTCTAATGGAGGCATCGCCTGCTACCAATATGACTGTATTGATATGTAA
- a CDS encoding Gfo/Idh/MocA family protein, with translation MKNRISLLLILLAISFSIHAQKVMRIGIIGLDTSHSTAFTELINSGSDETFSKGFRVVAAYPYGSKTIQSSYERIPGYIEKVKANGVEITSSIADLLEKVDCVLLETNDGRLHLEQAVEVFKSGKICYIDKPIGATLGDAIAIYEMAEKYNAPVFSSSALRFTPQNQKLRNGEFGKILGADCYSPHKVEPTHPDFGFYGIHGVETLYTIMGTGCESVNRMSSDRGDVVVGRWKDGRIGTFRAIIKGPQIYGGTAYTSKGAVAAGGYQGYKALLEQILKYFQTGISPISKEETIEIFTFMKASNMSKAENGRIVTLEEAYQKGLKDARKLIKTYKK, from the coding sequence ATGAAAAACAGAATCTCACTTCTTCTTATACTACTGGCTATCAGCTTCAGTATACACGCACAAAAAGTTATGCGGATCGGAATTATTGGTCTGGACACATCCCATTCCACCGCTTTCACCGAATTGATTAATAGTGGTTCGGATGAGACCTTTTCCAAAGGTTTTAGGGTAGTAGCAGCGTATCCGTACGGTTCAAAGACTATTCAATCCAGTTACGAACGAATCCCCGGATACATTGAAAAGGTCAAAGCAAATGGCGTGGAAATCACCTCATCAATAGCAGATTTACTGGAAAAAGTAGACTGTGTCCTTTTGGAAACCAATGATGGCAGACTACATTTGGAACAAGCCGTCGAGGTATTCAAATCAGGTAAGATATGCTATATTGACAAACCTATCGGAGCTACTTTAGGAGATGCAATCGCTATTTATGAAATGGCAGAAAAATACAATGCACCTGTTTTCTCCTCTTCTGCTCTTAGATTTACTCCTCAAAACCAGAAATTAAGAAATGGAGAATTTGGCAAAATCCTTGGAGCCGATTGTTATTCTCCTCACAAAGTGGAACCAACGCATCCGGATTTCGGTTTCTATGGTATTCATGGAGTAGAAACATTATACACAATTATGGGGACAGGATGCGAATCAGTCAACCGGATGTCTTCAGATAGAGGGGATGTAGTAGTAGGACGATGGAAAGATGGTAGAATCGGAACTTTCAGAGCGATTATAAAAGGACCGCAAATTTATGGTGGAACTGCCTATACTTCAAAAGGAGCAGTAGCCGCAGGAGGTTACCAAGGTTATAAAGCGCTTCTTGAGCAGATTCTTAAATACTTTCAAACAGGAATTTCACCTATATCCAAAGAAGAGACAATCGAAATATTCACTTTTATGAAAGCATCCAATATGAGTAAAGCAGAGAATGGAAGAATTGTCACATTGGAAGAAGCTTATCAAAAAGGTTTGAAAGATGCACGAAAACTAATCAAAACCTATAAAAAGTAA
- a CDS encoding glucosamine-6-phosphate deaminase: MLSILNETKTKVFQQEQLTVRIFPSIQEMGSAAAKEVGDQICRLLESKPEINMIFAAAPSQNEFLSHLIHDKRIDWTRINAFHMDEYIGIHPEAPQSFGHFLRIRIFDKVPFKKVNYLNGLAENLEEECQRYADLLTKHPVDIVCLGIGENGHIAFNDPDVADFNDPKLVKVVELDPICRQQQVNEKCFMTLDLVPKEALTLTIPALLKAEWMFCIVPFKNKAQAVYQTVYGEVSEKCPASILRRKENSSLYLDPESAERINL, translated from the coding sequence ATGTTATCTATACTAAATGAAACGAAGACCAAAGTTTTTCAGCAGGAACAATTAACAGTTCGAATTTTCCCGTCCATTCAAGAGATGGGCAGTGCAGCCGCAAAAGAAGTCGGCGACCAAATTTGTCGCTTATTGGAAAGCAAACCGGAAATAAATATGATTTTCGCCGCTGCCCCCTCACAAAATGAGTTTTTGAGTCATCTGATTCATGACAAACGCATCGACTGGACCAGAATAAACGCTTTTCATATGGATGAATACATCGGTATACATCCGGAAGCCCCACAAAGTTTTGGACATTTCCTTAGAATTCGTATCTTTGACAAAGTTCCTTTCAAGAAAGTCAACTATCTGAATGGCCTGGCGGAAAACCTTGAAGAGGAATGTCAGCGATATGCAGACTTGCTGACTAAGCACCCGGTTGACATCGTTTGTCTGGGAATTGGAGAAAATGGGCATATTGCTTTCAATGATCCGGATGTAGCAGACTTTAATGATCCCAAACTTGTGAAAGTAGTTGAGCTGGATCCAATATGTCGCCAACAGCAAGTCAATGAAAAATGCTTCATGACACTAGACTTAGTACCCAAAGAAGCTTTAACACTCACGATACCGGCTTTGCTAAAAGCTGAATGGATGTTTTGCATCGTCCCGTTCAAAAATAAAGCTCAAGCAGTCTATCAGACTGTTTATGGTGAAGTTTCAGAAAAATGTCCGGCCAGCATATTGCGAAGAAAAGAAAATTCTTCGTTATATTTGGATCCGGAAAGTGCAGAAAGAATTAATTTATAA
- the nagA gene encoding N-acetylglucosamine-6-phosphate deacetylase, translating to MERLIITNGKLILPTGIEMGQTLICENGKIEQIIPNGSYQPLVGDKVIDARQNYVSPGFIDMHIHGGGGHDFMDGTVEAFLGVAETHAKYGTTAMVPTTLTSTIEELMTTFTVYRKAKEMNINGSQFIGLHLEGPYFSPKQCGAQDPNFLKKPQAEEYNAILEASKDIIRWSVAPELEGALALGQTLQQHHILPSIAHTDAIYEEVEKAFTAGYTHVTHLYSAMSSVTRKNAFRYAGVVEATYLIEDMTVEIIADGIHLPKPLLQFVYKFKGVDKTALCTDAMRGAGMPDGESILGSLNNGQKVIIEDGVAKMPDRKAFAGSVATTDRLVRTMIYLAGVPLIDAVRMMSLTPARILHIDKEKGSLEIGKDADIVIFDNQININNTILKGHVIYTK from the coding sequence ATGGAAAGACTCATCATAACAAATGGAAAACTCATCCTGCCAACAGGCATAGAAATGGGCCAAACATTGATATGCGAAAATGGAAAAATTGAGCAGATTATTCCCAATGGAAGCTATCAACCGCTCGTCGGTGACAAGGTAATAGACGCCCGTCAGAATTATGTTTCACCAGGATTCATCGACATGCATATCCACGGAGGAGGAGGACATGACTTCATGGATGGTACTGTTGAGGCTTTTCTCGGAGTGGCCGAGACACATGCCAAGTATGGTACTACCGCAATGGTTCCCACCACACTCACCAGCACTATTGAGGAGTTAATGACGACGTTTACCGTATATCGGAAAGCCAAAGAAATGAATATCAATGGTTCGCAGTTTATCGGTTTACATTTGGAAGGACCTTACTTTTCACCGAAACAATGTGGTGCGCAAGACCCGAACTTCCTGAAAAAGCCGCAAGCAGAAGAATATAATGCCATTCTGGAAGCCTCAAAAGATATTATCCGTTGGAGCGTAGCTCCTGAGTTGGAGGGTGCTCTAGCACTAGGGCAAACTCTGCAACAACATCATATTCTCCCCTCCATCGCTCATACCGACGCGATTTATGAAGAAGTTGAGAAAGCCTTTACAGCAGGTTATACACATGTGACCCACCTTTATTCGGCCATGTCATCAGTGACCCGCAAAAATGCTTTCCGCTATGCCGGAGTAGTAGAAGCCACCTACTTGATTGAAGATATGACAGTGGAGATTATTGCCGATGGCATACATCTTCCGAAACCCCTGCTCCAATTCGTATACAAGTTCAAAGGAGTTGATAAAACAGCCCTCTGCACTGATGCCATGAGAGGAGCGGGTATGCCGGACGGTGAATCGATATTAGGTAGCCTCAACAACGGTCAGAAAGTCATTATCGAAGACGGAGTGGCCAAAATGCCGGATCGGAAAGCTTTTGCCGGTAGTGTTGCAACAACCGACCGACTGGTTCGAACCATGATATATTTAGCCGGTGTTCCTCTCATTGACGCCGTCCGTATGATGAGCCTGACGCCCGCCCGTATTCTTCATATTGACAAAGAAAAAGGTTCTTTAGAAATCGGTAAGGATGCCGACATAGTCATTTTTGATAATCAAATAAATATAAATAATACAATATTAAAAGGCCATGTTATCTATACTAAATGA